One genomic region from Argentina anserina chromosome 2, drPotAnse1.1, whole genome shotgun sequence encodes:
- the LOC126784660 gene encoding WAT1-related protein At1g21890-like, whose amino-acid sequence MADKGSVEKVSVFLNKIKPYLAMVSLQFGYAGMYIISMVGLKRGMNHFVLATYRHFIAFAVIAPFALVLERKIRPKLTLPIFLRIMVLGFLEPVLAQNLYFVGMTYTSATFASATANILPAITFIFALLFRLEKINLKKIPSIAKVIGTVITVSGAMLMTFYKGPIVEFISAQASHHATSATASDKHWVLGTVMLLARCCGWSGFFILQSFTLKVYPAELSLTALICFMGALEGAVATLVIEHNMSVWVIGWDSRLLAAAYSGIVCSGIAFYVQGIVMKEQGPVFVTAFSPLAMIITAALAAIILSEQVRLGSVIGTILIVIGLYAVVWGKSKERSASMKDVKTIDHELPITNGATISSTSVASKNDTTGLEENVVKVPINPEES is encoded by the exons ATGGCAGACAAAGGTTCAGTAGAAAaagtgagtgtgtttcttaacAAGATTAAGCCTTACTTGGCCATGGTGTCTCTGCAATTTGGATATGCAGGGATGTACATTATCAGCATGGTTGGTTTAAAGCGCGGCATGAACCATTTTGTCCTCGCTACCTATAGGCATTTCATTGCCTTTGCTGTGATCGCACCCTTCGCACTTGTTCTCGAAAG GAAAATAAGGCCGAAATTGACTCTCCCCATATTCCTAAGAATTATGGTGCTTGGTTTCCTCGA GCCTGTGCTAGCTCAGAACTTGTACTTTGTGGGAATGACATACACATCAGCAACATTTGCTTCCGCCACTGCTAATATCCTCCCTGCTATTACCTTCATTTTCGCACTTCTTTTCAG GTTGGAGAAAATCAATTTGAAGAAGATCCCTAGCATAGCAAAGGTGATCGGAACTGTAATAACCGTCAGTGGAGCAATGCTCATGACGTTTTACAAAGGCCCAATCGTTGAATTCATTAGTGCACAAGCTAGCCACCATGCAACCTCTGCCACCGCCTCCGACAAGCATTGGGTTCTCGGCACTGTCATGCTCCTAGCTCGTTGCTGTGGTTGGTCCGGTTTCTTCATTCTCCAA TCCTTTACTTTGAAGGTATACCCAGCAGAGCTCTCTCTCACAGCCTTGATCTGCTTCATGGGTGCTTTGGAAGGTGCCGTAGCTACACTAGTAATCGAACACAACATGAGTGTTTGGGTTATAGGCTGGGATTCTAGGCTCCTTGCTGCAGCTTACTCT GGGATAGTTTGCTCCGGAATCGCATTTTATGTGCAAGGTATTGTGATGAAGGAACAAGGCCCTGTGTTCGTCACAGCTTTCAGCCCGCTGGCCATGATCATCACTGCTGCTCTAGCCGCTATCATTTTATCCGAGCAAGTCCGCCTTGGAAG TGTGATTGGAACCATTCTCATAGTCATTGGTCTCTATGCTGTTGTGTGGGGTAAAAGTAAAGAACGTTCAGCCTCAATGAAAGATGTGAAAACTATTGATCATGAATTGCCAATCACCAATGGTGCTACCATATCTTCAACATCTGTTGCTAGCAAGAATGATACTACTGGACTTGAGGAGAATGTTGTTAAAGTTCCAATTAACCCAGAAGAATCATGA